Proteins found in one Saccharomyces kudriavzevii IFO 1802 strain IFO1802 genome assembly, chromosome: 11 genomic segment:
- the PCK1 gene encoding phosphoenolpyruvate carboxykinase PCK1 (similar to Saccharomyces cerevisiae PCK1 (YKR097W); ancestral locus Anc_5.708), translated as MSPSKMHATTGSTSEVEQKIRQELALSDEVTTIRRNAPAAVLYEDGLKEKKTVISSSGALIAYSGVKTGRSPKDKRIVEESTSKDEIWWGPVNKPCSERTWSINRERAADYLRTRDHIYIVDAFAGWDPKYRIKVRVVCARAYHALFMTNMLIRPTEEELAHFGEPDFTVWNAGQFPANLHTQDMSSKSTIEINFKAMEMIILGTEYAGEMKKGIFTVMFYLMPVHHNVLTLHSSANQGIQNGDVTLFFGLSGTGKTTLSADPHRLLIGDDEHCWSDHGVFNIEGGCYAKCINLSAEKEPEIFDAIKFGAVLENVKYDEKSHVVDYDDSSITENTRCAYPIDYIPSAKIPCLADSHPKNIILLTCDASGVLPPVSKLTPEQVMYHFISGYTSKMAGTEQGVTEPEPTFSSCFGQPFLALHPIRYATMLATKMSHHKSNAYLINTGWSGSSYVSGGKRCPLKYTRAILDSIHDGSLANETYESLPIFNLQVPTKVKGVPAELLNPAKNWSQGEAKYKGSVTNLANLFVENFKIYQDRATPDVLAAGPQFE; from the coding sequence atgtCCCCTTCCAAAATGCATGCTACAACAGGGTCTACTTCCGAAGtcgaacaaaaaatcagacAAGAGTTAGCTCTTAGTGATGAAGTTACCACCATCAGACGCAACGCTCCAGCTGCCGTCTTGTACGAGGATGGtctgaaagaaaaaaagaccgTTATCTCATCAAGTGGCGCATTGATTGCTTATTCTGGTGTCAAAACCGGTAGATCTCCAAAGGACAAGCGTATTGTCGAAGAATCCACTTCGAAAGACGAAATCTGGTGGGGTCCTGTTAATAAACCATGCTCAGAAAGAACCTGGTCTATTAATCGTGAAAGAGCCGCTGATTACTTGAGAACAAGAGACCACATTTACATCGTCGATGCCTTTGCTGGTTGGGATCCAAAGTACAGAATCAAAGTTCGTGTTGTCTGTGCAAGAGCCTACCATGCTTTATTCATGACAAATATGCTTATAAGGCCTACGGAAGAGGAATTAGCTCATTTCGGTGAACCAGATTTTACGGTTTGGAACGCTGGTCAATTCCCAGCTAATTTACACACGCAAGACATGTCTTCAAAAAGTACTATAgaaattaacttcaaagCAATGGAAATGATCATTTTAGGTACGGAATATGCCGgtgaaatgaaaaaaggcATTTTCACTGTGATGTTTTACTTGATGCCTGTTCACCACAATGTTTTGACTCTCCACTCTTCAGCAAATCAAGGCATCCAGAACGGTGATGTCACCTTGTTTTTTGGTTTAAGTGGTACTGGAAAAACTACCTTATCTGCAGACCCACATAGATTGCTAATCGGTGATGATGAACATTGTTGGTCAGATCATGGTGTCTTCAATATCGAAGGCGGTTGTTACGCAAAATGTATCAACTTATCGGCTGAGAAGGAGCCTGAAATCTTTGACGCTATTAAATTTGGCGCTGTATTAGAAAATGTTAAGTACGACGAGAAGTCCCATGTCGTTGACTATGACGATTCATCAATCACTGAAAACACTAGATGCGCCTACCCAATTGACTACATCCCAAGCGCTAAAATCCCATGTTTGGCTGACTCCCATCCAAAGAACATTATCTTGTTGACCTGTGATGCTTCCGGGGTTTTACCGCCGGTATCTAAGTTGACCCCCGAACAAGTCATGTACCACTTCATCTCTGGTTATACCTCCAAAATGGCGGGAACCGAACAAGGTGTTACTGAACCTGAAccaacattttcttcttgtttcgGCCAACCCTTCTTAGCTTTGCACCCTATCAGGTACGCTACCATGTTGGCCACTAAGATGTCTCATCATAAGTCTAATGCTTATTTGATCAACACCGGCTGGAGTGGTTCCTCTTACGTATCTGGTGGTAAACGTTGTCCACTAAAGTACACAAGAGCTATCTTAGACTCTATCCATGACGGTTCATTGGCTAACGAGACATATGAATCTTTGCCAATTTTCAACTTGCAGGTACCTACCAAGGTTAAAGGTGTCCCCGCTGAATTGTTAAATCCGGCCAAAAATTGGTCTCAGGGCGAAGCCAAATATAAGGGCTCTGTTACCAACTTAGCTAATTTGTTTGttgaaaacttcaaaatttatcaaGACAGAGCCACTCCAGACGTATTAGCTGCTGGTCCTCAATTTGAGTAA
- the UBP11 gene encoding ubiquitin-specific protease UBP11 (similar to Saccharomyces cerevisiae UBP7 (YIL156W) and UBP11 (YKR098C); ancestral locus Anc_5.712): MLLNPDQILNLVRDVYEVDIKQFYSQLRLKNLRGLVDHTSHLFDVYLRDLEINREVEALTAFIIGGYYLYLIIPQSLQFQTRSNLYSSYAKLKNSYQDEQLMSYVLRLVRDESTSIVDQYLSDSNRITVTITRKRAYSLPLRPLPVHMASLSIHNQSDDPPREMPNYLAKPINDTSGKDLRRENNEIRLCSKHDVSAEDIDSTSRESLSIPSYSKLNTGKDTLFKTHSSPAAASTAHSCDTSSQAAVSSQDSSSQSKKAKQKEEAASSFISETFEPPTIEDSKGLLSKLSITGLQNPCNTCYINSIIQCLFGSTPFRDLFLTKKYRLFLKTEEYPKEVQLSRSIYSLFKKMYANGGSAIVPNGFLKMCKKLRPDLNIPDDQQDTQEFLLIILARIHEELSNENVTKYYCDLVSYDTNALQVNPIKYQKWYEETILADGLSPIDHIFRGQMENILKCQRCGNSSFSYSTFYVLSLAIPKNSVHSFTSKSKKIKLEDCINLFTSDEELTGDNAWDCPECRIDDSKLKTGENSSQKKRSPLFSFHSRSRSKSPHHHHHYHHHGSDNTTKNSNKWKSKRLTTIKSLDFIFLPPILVIHLSRFYYDLTKKNNAVITYPLILNIILKNNKVVRYKLYGTVNHSGNLITGHYTSVVNKERSHEIGLNKQVWVTFDDDFIIQHHKDRDGFEAGKTKMSSSEVYVLFYERMDEEDYKEDCC; encoded by the coding sequence ATGTTGCTAAACCCAGATCAGATTTTGAATCTAGTTCGAGATGTTTATGAAGTCGATATTAAACAATTCTATTCGCAGTTACGACTTAAGAACTTGAGGGGACTGGTAGACCATACTTCTCATCTATTTGATGTTTACTTGAGGGATTTAGAAATTAACCGGGAAGTGGAAGCGCTGACAGCCTTCATTATTGGTGGTTACTACCTGTACCTTATTATTCCGCAGTCACTGCAGTTTCAAACGAGAAGTAATCTTTATAGCAGCTATgcaaagttgaaaaatagCTATCAAGACGAACAGCTAATGAGCTACGTACTGAGATTGGTGAGGGACGAAAGCACTTCAATTGTTGACCAATATCTATCCGACTCAAATAGGATTACCGTGACGATTACGAGAAAAAGAGCCTACTCGTTACCCCTGCGACCTTTACCTGTCCACATGGCTTCTTTATCCATACATAATCAATCAGACGATCCGCCACGTGAAATGCCAAACTACTTAGCCAAGCCAATAAATGACACTTCCGGGAAGGACCTTCGTagagaaaacaatgaaataaGGTTATGTAGTAAACACGACGTTAGTGCTGAAGATATAGATAGCACAAGTAGAGAGTCATTATCAATTCCCTCATACTCGAAATTAAATACTGGAAAAGACACTTTATTCAAAACCCACTCTAGTCCGGCAGCTGCTTCCACAGCGCACTCCTGCGATACGTCATCACAAGCTGCGGTCTCTTCCCAAGACTCTTCTTCTCAATCCAAGAAGGCGAAGCAGAAGGAAGAAGCTGCGAGTTCTTTCATCTCCGAAACTTTCGAGCCACCGACTATTGAAGATTCAAAAGGCCTGCTGTCGAAGTTATCCATCACGGGCCTGCAAAATCCATGCAATACATGCTATATCAACAGTATAATACAATGTCTTTTTGGCTCCACCCCATTCCGCGACTTGTTTTTAACTAAGAAATATAGGCTTTTTCTAAAAACTGAAGAATACCCAAAGGAAGTTCAACTTTCTCGCTCAATCTACtctttattcaaaaaaatgtatgcAAATGGGGGAAGTGCAATTGTACCGAATGGATTCCTGAAAATGTGTAAAAAATTGAGGCCTGATCTGAATATCCCAGACGACCAGCAAGATACACAAGAATTTCTGTTGATCATCTTAGCACGAATTCATGAAGAGCTTTCAAATGAGAATGTAACTAAATATTACTGTGATCTAGTTTCATATGATACAAACGCTTTGCAGGTTAATCCAATCAAGTACCAGAAGTGGTACGAAGAAACTATTCTTGCAGATGGTCTATCTCCAATCGACCATATATTCCGAGGCCAGATGGAGAATATATTAAAATGCCAACGCTGTGGTAACTCTTCCTTCAGTTATTCCACCTTTTATGTGTTGTCGCTTGCAATTCCCAAAAATTCTGTGCATAGTTTTACAAGtaaatcgaaaaaaataaaattggaAGATTGCATAAACTTATTCACGAGTGATGAGGAATTGACTGGTGATAATGCTTGGGATTGTCCTGAATGTAGAATCGATGACTCCAAGCTAAAAACAGGCGAAAATTCTAgccagaaaaaaagatcacCACTATTCAGTTTCCATTCTAGATCAAGATCAAAATCAcctcatcatcaccatcattatcatcatcatggAAGCGATAATACAACAAAAAACTCAAACAAGTGGAAGTCTAAAAGACTAACTACTATAAAGAGTTtggattttatttttttaccgCCAATACTCGTCATTCATTTATCAAGGTTTTATTATGATTTaacgaagaagaacaatGCCGTTATAACCTATCCTCTGATACTGAACATTATTCTGAAAAACAACAAGGTGGTTCGGTATAAGTTATATGGAACAGTGAATCACTCAGGTAACCTTATAACCGGACACTATACTTCTGTGgtaaataaagaaagaagccATGAAATCGGGTTGAATAAACAGGTTTGGGTCACATTCGATGATGATTTTATCATACAGCATCACAAAGATCGCGATGGCTTTGAAGCGggtaaaacaaaaatgtcCAGTAGTGAAGTATACGTCCTCTTTTATGAGAGAATGGATGAAGAGGATTATAAAGAAGATTGTTGTTAA
- the BAS1 gene encoding Bas1p (similar to Saccharomyces cerevisiae BAS1 (YKR099W); ancestral locus Anc_5.713), translated as MSNTNAKDIRKNKPKRGTGFDLLEVTESLGYQTHRKNGRNSWSKDDDNMLRSLVNESAKELGYQNGLVDVKTIQQSNHLSKCIAWDVLATRFKHTVRTSKDVRKRWTGSLDPNLKKGKWTQDEDEQLLKAYEDHGPHWLSISMDIPGRTEDQCAKRYIEVLGPGSKGRLREWTLGEDLNLISKVKAYGTKWRKISSEMEFRPSLTCRNRWRKIITMVVRGQASEIITKAIKENKNIDMTDGKLRQQPIVDADIGSESTLINEEQSQLSQQNNASLIKQDILHPKENEPSKLPKLKENDEDNTGSNKQQALPSLRDISVPPPIRMMQVSQPPTSSSRSKAPLSIEEFSPIDNQSSGGIPDSPQTTLPPTFNPASLDEHMMNDTGMADSPKHNYSIIKTREPNSSSTQWKFTLKDGQGLSISNGTIDSTKLVKELVDQAKKYSLKISIHQHIHNHYVTSADHPVNTSTGLTNTGNINENSLPIDNFPPMGRQLGNGLSGLSSTNDTFNPEYRASLDNMDSDFLSRTPNYNAFSLEPTSHNPTDNPNELGSQSNRGTNSPSVFYPQANALIPTNPNAANGEINSENVSANSMSPNYNGTNGRAPSSTASYTTSGSEMPPDVGPNRIAHFNYLPPTIRPHLGSSDATRGADLNKLLNPSPNSVRSGGSKTQKKDKKKGESTGHHSSSSLTTNKFNNIDQSETSRTTSRSDTPLRDEDGLDFWETLRSLATTNPNPSVEKPPKHNEVTSHVVHQGIPPHTGDRGLDSRSGGYDFFNELLDKKADTLDNKAEKKMDHDMTSGGSTDNGSVLPLNPS; from the coding sequence ATGTCGAATACGAATGCTAAAGATATACGAAAAAACAAGCCGAAAAGAGGAACCGGCTTCGATTTACTTGAAGTCACCGAATCGTTAGGCTACCAGACGCACAGGAAGAATGGAAGGAATTCATGGTCAAAGGATGACGATAATATGCTACGATCTCTGGTAAACGAATCTGCGAAAGAACTCGGTTATCAAAACGGGCTTGTAGACGTGAAAACAATACAACAATCGAACCATCTTTCTAAATGCATAGCTTGGGATGTTTTGGCAACACGATTTAAACATACTGTCAGAACTTCCAAGGATGTGAGGAAGCGTTGGACAGGATCTCTTGATCCAAATCTCAAGAAGGGTAAATGGACACAAGATGAGGATGAGCAGCTTTTGAAAGCTTATGAGGACCACGGGCCTCACTGGCTGAGCATCTCCATGGATATTCCCGGTAGAACTGAAGACCAATGCGCGAAACGATATATAGAAGTCTTGGGGCCCGGAAGTAAGGGAAGGTTGAGAGAGTGGACACTGGGGGAGGATTTGAATCTGATAAGTAAAGTAAAGGCCTATGGTACGAAATGGAGGAAGATATCGTCGGAGATGGAATTCAGACCAAGTTTGACTTGTAGGAACAGATGGCGGAAGATCATTACTATGGTAGTACGAGGACAGGCATCCGAGATAATAACCAAGGCcataaaagaaaacaagaacatAGATATGACAGACGGAAAACTCCGACAACAACCCATTGTTGATGCGGATATAGGATCAGAGTCCACCCTTATTAACGAAGAACAGTCGCAGCTATCTCAACAGAATAACGCTTCATTAATAAAGCAAGATATATTGCATCCTAAAGAGAACGAACCAAGCAAACTACCAAAACTaaaggaaaatgatgaagataataCAGGCAGTAACAAGCAACAAGCATTGCCTTCCTTAAGAGATATTTCCGTACCTCCACCAATTAGAATGATGCAAGTTAGTCAGCCCCCCACAAGCAGTAGTAGAAGCAAGGCCCCCCTGTCAATTGAAGAGTTTTCTCCAATCGATAACCAAAGCTCTGGAGGGATTCCTGATAGTCCGCAGACTACCCTTCCCCCCACATTCAACCCAGCATCTCTCGATGAGCATATGATGAATGACACTGGCATGGCAGATTCTCCCAAACATAACTACTCTATTATTAAAACAAGAGAGCCGAATTCCTCTAGCACTCAATGGAAATTTACCCTTAAAGATGGACAAGGTTTATCAATCTCGAATGGAACTATCGACAGCACAAAATTAGTAAAGGAGCTAGTCGATCAAGCTAAAAAGTATTCCttaaaaatatcaatacATCAGCATATTCATAACCACTACGTCACATCCGCAGATCATCCTGTCAACACTAGTACCGGTTTAACAAATACTGGtaatattaatgaaaatTCGTTACCAATTGATAATTTTCCTCCTATGGGTAGACAGTTGGGAAATGGTCTTTCAGGTTTGAGTTCAACCAATGATACTTTTAACCCAGAATACAGAGCTTCGCTCGACAATATGGATAGTGATTTCTTGTCAAGAACGCCTAATTATAATGCATTTAGTTTAGAACCAACTTCGCACAACCCCACTGATAACCCCAATGAGCTTGGCTCGCAAAGTAACAGGGGAACGAATAGTCCGTCGGTATTTTATCCTCAGGCAAACGCATTGATACCAACTAACCCTAACGCTGCTAACGGTGAAATTAACTCGGAAAACGTTAGTGCCAATAGCATGTCACCGAACTATAATGGAACTAATGGTAGGGCGCCAAGCTCCACAGCTTCATATACAACAAGCGGTTCAGAAATGCCACCTGACGTGGGACCTAACAGAATAGCACATTTCAATTATCTACCTCCTACCATACGACCTCATTTGGGCTCCTCAGATGCGACAAGGGGTGCTGACTTGAACAAATTACTTAATCCATCCCCAAACTCAGTGAGAAGCGGTGGCAGCAAAACTCAGAAAaaggacaaaaaaaaaggtgaaTCTACTGGACATCATTCTTCGTCCTCTTTGACAACCAACAAATTCAACAACATCGATCAATCAGAAACATCGAGAACAACATCGAGATCCGATACTCCACTAAGAGATGAGGATGGTTTAGATTTCTGGGAAACTTTGAGGTCCTTAGCCACTACGAACCCAAATCCTTCTGTGGAGAAGCCTCCTAAACATAATGAAGTCACATCTCATGTGGTACACCAAGGTATCCCACCACATACAGGGGATAGAGGCTTAGATTCTCGTAGTGGGGGATACGATTTTTTTAATGAGTTGTTGGACAAGAAGGCGGATACGTTAGATAACAAAGctgagaagaaaatggatcACGATATGACGTCAGGAGGTTCCACTGATAACGGGTCAGTTCTTCCATTGAATCCAAGCTGA
- the SKG1 gene encoding Skg1p (similar to Saccharomyces cerevisiae AIM20 (YIL158W) and SKG1 (YKR100C); ancestral locus Anc_5.716), with protein MTASTPVAVGCAVGIPVGVGIIVAVFFWFNLQKRYKEEEKNDKELERAIYDESGFVSFDNFGPLRDSKDEEALTGAELKNPDHTSGSSEGSAHPEEKGDGKSQDQGHPSLGKKNSKYYVPAYRRRINLLQVRNNSYGNNTKQKSIVDLSSTNNSSNVSLSSSQRHITKRQISVYDQMVPVIADEGLNFFADPSSDTNTSNDQNKSSMSELKHNARQSSNENLIRNLQNQDFGSYYPRRASSSYLNGNISNASFHTRNSSITSMNKPDALEDVFATPKSAVLSQLQSTFGKDDEESDDCHSVKESRPAATDKEDKNLYKLQNNYDVGNIREITEEDQYENEFTNYSESKREFIESLRPK; from the coding sequence ATGACAGCCAGCACACCAGTTGCAGTAGGTTGTGCGGTCGGTATACCCGTCGGTGTGGGTATTATAGTggcagtatttttttggttcaACCTGCAAAAAAGGTATAAGgaggaggaaaaaaacGATAAAGAATTAGAAAGAGCTATTTATGACGAAAGCGGTTTTGTATCCTTTGACAACTTTGGACCCTTGAGAGATAgtaaagatgaagaagcatTAACTGGTGCTGAGCTGAAAAATCCGGATCACACATCCGGATCATCGGAAGGATCAGCTCatccagaagaaaaaggcgATGGTAAATCACAAGATCAAGGGCACCCATCCCtggggaaaaaaaatagtaaATATTATGTCCCAGCATATCGTAGGAGAATAAATCTGCTGCAAGTACGAAATAATAGCTATGGCAATAACACCAAGCAGAAATCCATTGTGGACTTGTCTAGTACGAATAATAGCTCTAAtgtttcattatcatcgtCCCAACGGCACATAACAAAGAGACAAATCAGTGTTTATGACCAGATGGTTCCTGTTATTGCTGATGAAGGGCTTAACTTCTTTGCAGATCCCTCGAGTGACACTAATACTAGTAATGACCAAAACAAATCTTCTATGAGTGAACTTAAGCATAATGCTCGCCAATCTAGTAACGAGAATCTAATAAGGAATTTACAAAACCAGGACTTCGGCTCGTATTATCCAAGAAGAGCTTCATCCTCATATTTGAATGGTAACATATCGAATGCATCATTCCATACAAGAAACTCCTCTATAACTTCTATGAATAAACCAGATGCACTAGAGGATGTGTTTGCAACGCCAAAAAGTGCTGTTCTGTCTCAATTACAGAGCACATTCGgcaaagatgatgaagagtCAGATGATTGTCATTCCGTGAAGGAGAGCAGGCCAGCTGCAACAGACAAAGAGGATAAGAATTTATACAAGTTACAGAATAACTATGATGTGGGCAACATCAGGGAAATTACCGAAGAAGATCAATACGAAAACGAATTTACTAATTATTCAGAGAGTAAGAGAGAGTTCATAGAGAGCTTAAGGCCTAAATAG